Genomic segment of Thermodesulfobacteriota bacterium:
GCAGCGCCTCCAGGAGGGCGGTCATCCGGGCGGCGCGGTGGGCTCCGGGGTGCTCGGCGACCAGGGAGCGCCACAGCCAGGCCTGCCATTCGTTGGGCTCTTCCCCGGCCTCCCACCGGCGCAGGAGGTCCGCCCGGAAGACCGTGTAGAGCTCCAGGGTCTGCGCCACCGCCCGGGCGAGCTGGAGGGCCTTGCGTTCCCGGGCCTCCGGGTGGCCCCCCCCCTCCACATAGTGCTCCAGGGCGTTGGCTGTCGGACCGCGGGCTGCCTCGGGAAGCCGCGCAAGCACCCGCCACGCCAGCACGTCGGTCTCGAAGGGCCGGCCCTCCGGGGCCCCGGCCAGGAGCGCCCGTGCCGCCTCCGAGAGGAGCTGGTCCGGGAAGGGAAAGCGCACGTTGGCGCAGACCCCCAGGCGCTCGGCGAGCTGCCAGGAGAGCCACCGGGCGAGCCCCTGGTTGGGCACCACCACCTGCTCGGCTGCCAGCGGGTCGGCCAGGGGCCGCCCGACCACCCCCACGAGGGCCTCCAGGAGGGCCTCGAGCCGATTACTGGTGTAGAGGTGGAGGCCGGTCACGGGTTCCCTCTTCGTGAAGCAGTACGTACCCGGTGCAACCTCTCCGAGAACCCGACCTCTCGCTCGAAGGCAGCGGCCTGGGCCGCAGAGCTCGCGGACTCGAACGGACCTTCACGGACCGGCACGGACGAGGGGCCGGCCGGCGCTTGTCCGTGCCGGTCCGTGCCGGTCCGTGCCGGTCCGTGGGTGTCCGTGGCGGTCCGTGGCGGTCCGCGGGGGTCCGTGGCAATGCGTATCAACCGACCCCACGACGGCAGTTCGTCCATCGCCGCCCTGAAACCGTAACACCGGCCAGGCTCAGGAGGCCCCCCGCACCCGCACGGCGCTCGCGCCGCCGCCCAGGGGGCGCACCTCCACCCGGGCGCCCAGGCGCTCGGCGAGGCCGGGCACGTGGGAGATGACGCCCACCTGGCGCCCGCCGGCCTGGAGGGCGTCGAGGGCGGCCAGGGCGGCGTCGAGGGTGTCGGGGTCGAGGCTCCCGAAGCCCTCGTCCACGAAGAGGGAGTCCACCCGGGTGTCCCGGGCCGAGAGGCTCGAGAGCCCGAGCGCCAAGGCCAGAGAGGCGAGGAAGCTCTCGCCCCCGGAGAGGCTGTTGACGCTGCGCACCTCTTCGCCCATGTCCTGGTCCACCACCTGGAGGTCGAGCTCCGCCCCCGGCACCCGCTCCAGCCGGTAGCGGCGGGCGAGGCTCACCAGGTGCTCGTTGGCATGGGCGAGGAGCACCTCGAGGGTGAGGCTCTGGGCGAAGGTGCGAAACTTCTTCCCGTCGTAGGACCCGATGAGCTCCGAGAGGGCGGCCCAGACCCCGGCCCGGCGGCGCTGCTCCTCGATGCGGGGCCGCAGCTCCTCGGCCCGGCGGCGTTCCTCGTCGTCCCGGCGCAGTTCCACCCGCACGGCCTCCCGGGCCTCCCGGAGCGCCTCCACCTCCCGGCCCTGGGCCTGGACGGCCTGGGCGGCCCCTTTTTCGCTCTGGGCCAGGGCCGGCGTCCCGGACGCCTCGTGCTCCGCCAGCACCCGGCGGCGCTCTTCGGCCACGGTGGCAGCCTCGGTCCGGGCGCGCTCCGACCCCTCGAGGCGTGCCGCTGTCTCTTCCACCCAGCGCTCCCCATGGGCCAGGAGGACCCGCAGGGCCGGCAGCGCCAGGTCCCGGGCGGCCAGGGCCGCCTCGAGAGCTCCCCGGGCCGCGCCCTCCCGCGCGGTGGCCTCCTCCAGGGCGGCCCGGGCCGCGGCGAGCCGCGCCTCTCCCCCCGACGCGGCCCTGCCCGCGGCCTCCGCGCGTCTTTGTGCCTCCCGGTCCGCCGCCTCCGCCGAGGCGACACGGGCTCCCCCCTCGGCCTCCACCTCGGCCGCGGGCCGGCCGCCGAGGAGCACCCCGCGATCCCGGGCCAGGGCGCCATGGGTGTCGTCGGCCAGGCGGCATGCCTCGGCCGCCCGAGCGTGGCGGTCCGCCACGGCCCGCGCCTCGGCGGCGGCCGCCTGAACCCGGGGCTCCAGGTCGCCCAGGGCCTCCCGGGCGGCCGCGCGCTCCTCCTCCCGGGCCCGCCAGGCGGCGACCCGCTCCCCCCACTCCCGCCGGGAGGCCTCGGGGTCGGCCAGGAGCCGGGCCCGCGCCTCCGCCCACCCGGGAATCGCCCCGGCCAGGGCGTCCAGTGCCCGGTCCAGGGAAGCGCGCTCCTGGCGCTCCCGGGCGGCGAGCTCCGCCGCCGAGCGCTCCGCCTCCCGCAGCGCATCGGCGGCGGCCTCCCGCTCCCGGCGGGCCGTCTCCAGCCCCTGCCGAGCCCCGTCGGCCCCCGCCTGGGCCGCCTCGGCTCCCGCCG
This window contains:
- a CDS encoding SbcC/MukB-like Walker B domain-containing protein, with the translated sequence LPPDPADPESLPAIDRALEAVRGELVQVSRTLRDAEERAAGAEAAQAGADGARQGLETARREREAAADALREAERSAAELAARERQERASLDRALDALAGAIPGWAEARARLLADPEASRREWGERVAAWRAREEERAAAREALGDLEPRVQAAAAEARAVADRHARAAEACRLADDTHGALARDRGVLLGGRPAAEVEAEGGARVASAEAADREAQRRAEAAGRAASGGEARLAAARAALEEATAREGAARGALEAALAARDLALPALRVLLAHGERWVEETAARLEGSERARTEAATVAEERRRVLAEHEASGTPALAQSEKGAAQAVQAQGREVEALREAREAVRVELRRDDEERRRAEELRPRIEEQRRRAGVWAALSELIGSYDGKKFRTFAQSLTLEVLLAHANEHLVSLARRYRLERVPGAELDLQVVDQDMGEEVRSVNSLSGGESFLASLALALGLSSLSARDTRVDSLFVDEGFGSLDPDTLDAALAALDALQAGGRQVGVISHVPGLAERLGARVEVRPLGGGASAVRVRGAS